The DNA sequence gttgtggttcgtcccacttgctccaggtcagagattgcgacgcctgggtagtagcggcagtagtggtgaatccactcgctccaggttgagcttttagacacccgcctgggtagtagccgcagtagtgattatttcactggctctgggttgagcgggcagtagcaaggggtgtttctgtccaatggttagctaccaggacatgtcgggttggctatataaccgacagatgatatcatcagccatagggcaggcattcatcatttgcatatgtttgaattgtttgggtttgccatttttcttggatttttacatcatatatgccatgttacctgactatatgctacttgttctacttgtatcatgtttgtgtattacttgcctgtattgcttgtgtttgtacaactgagaggcccctcatgctggtgtcggtgggtgtgagggctgttcttgatgggatgaattgatgatgcgattgcatgatgatgtattgatatagaactgctgaggcagaacaactggtgatggttttgcttatgattttgagtctgattcgtggaaaagtcagcgagttgggaaacatgtgaaacatgaattgaattttgcactcccttatgacagttgcctattcatggattagcgagaacctaggatgaataattagtgaagaagtttaggatgcttagtgagtttttgttgcattacattgaatttatttggcacttttactgtACTGGGGACCCATGGGCCCAggattctcattccgtatatatctcttgtttttcagatacaggtccaggtgctcagaagtgagttgtgggtcgtctgagagacggcgaggatctttatttcctctactttgtgttttgattagaatttctccacctttgttttggaaagtttatattatgtattgaactctttgaatttgcctatagaggctctcatgtttccttcgagagagattaggatatactgttgtcaactaatttcataatgtactctagccgacctaaacttcgcgggtcgcgactagtagctatttacttatgttatatatatctatctgttatctatctcttaatctcctctacgccttgtccgtatatcgttttcggcttcacggtttatcttttgttgtcgaaacgtgagagatacgtcttcgcgattttatttctactcttttcaggcttctcgattaatactcctttcgaaattacctatatttatttattaaaaatccacctgagagtcgtaccaccgtaatatcattgacttatgactcgagaataaggatttgaatattagggtgttacagtctAAACGGCATGACTCTATAACAGTATGACCCTTTTGGAGTGATGAGGGTCGTTTTCTCCTCGTTAAGTTTTTGCATGGGTATTTAGTTGAACCCGGAGTACACGTCCATGAAACTGAGGTACCGATGTCCACTGACGGCATCTACCTGGTCGTCAATATTTGATAGAGGAAAAGCGTCTTTTGGATATGCTGTGTTCAGGTCCATGTAGTCGACGTACATTCGCCATTTGTCGTTTGCCTTTTTTACCAAGATGACATTTGCAAGCCATGTTTTGTAGGGAAGTTCTCGGATGAACCCTGCCTTGAGCAAACTTGCCTTGTTCTTAAACATTGTTTGCACTATCTGTGGACATTTTCCTTCTCCTCGGAGTGACCAGTTTGGCTTTCGGAACGATGGCTAATCGATGTGACATCAGGTTCAagtctattcctggcatgtccGCGGGCGAGAAGGCGAATAGGtctctgttttctttcaataTCTCTATAACTTGTCCATCCAAGTTAACGGGAAGATTTTTGTTGATGAAGGTAAACTCCTCCATTGTTCGTCTAATCTGTAGTTTTTCCATGTCTGCTTCTGGTTCTGACCTGAACTGGTCGTCTTGTCGAGCAACCACTAAGTCAGCGAGGAAAATTCCAGCTGCATTGCAAGATCATTTCTAGAGTGCTAGGCTTATCTTTTTATACTCCACTACTACTTCCCTGTCGCCATGGATGGTTTCGATTGTTCCATCATCAGCCCAGAATTTCATGACTAGGAACTTGGTAAATATGATGTCGGAGAAGTCATTGATGGTCTTCCTTTTGAGGATGATGTTGTAGGTCGTTGAATCTTTGAGCACCAAAATCTCGAGAAATACAGTCTTCTTTTGGCTTCCGATTCCGATAGTAAACGACATTACTAAGTAATTTGGTTTGATGAAATTGTTCCCGAGACTGATTACTCCATTGAAATGACTTTGTAGGTTTTCATTTCAAAATCCTAGCTTTGTCGAAGGATCATCTGGAAGTCCTagcttttgtttttttaatgTGTCATATCTCGAGTACACAACACttgatttgtgtttttttttgtatttatttttctagGTTGTGTATCCAAAATGTGTAACCCATTTAAATTCATAATTCTTTGACTGGATTACAcatttcaataaattttatacttaattaatttgaataaaaaattttaatttaaatgtgtaaatatgaaattttttatttaaataaaaaaccttaAATGGCAACTTGGATCACGCAGTCACATCATCTACAGTTGATATTTTTCTTTGGTCAATCTTTTAAGCAACTAGTAAACGAACCACACGGCCTGAACCTATTTAAACATTTTGCGGTTTTGCCCCACAAAACAAGTGAACAACGGCGCCACAAAAACACAAATAGACAAACAGGATAGAGAAGGACCGTTTTCACTTTCCATACCCCAACTTGGTTCACGAAAAGATTATGTGAATAAAAGGATTTCACATTGCTAAGAATCTTTGTTCCAATTATGCAACCAAATCGttgacaaaattaaataaaaagaaaaaacaagaaaaactcggCTTGTATTATACTAGATACTGAAGAAAAAAAGTTGAAGAACCTTACTCTATTATTAACTACAGAATTTCATGACAATggcaatataaaaaattaaatccagaaagaaaatagagatttCACCATATCTGATATCTGTCACATGAGATTTGATTCTGCCAAAACAGTAATAAAATCTAGGAGAGACAATGTACCAACGATGCTATTGCTAGTTTCCATGCAAGGGCAAGAAATATTACATAACCCACCAAAGTCATCTAACAACTAAAGAACAACAGTAAATTGAAACGAACAAGTAAACGCGAAAATCAGTCAGCTTCAGTGCTAGTGCCATGAATCTGCTTGGTTGAACAACCCTGTTCTTTTGCTGGGTACTTTATGGCATTGAGTTGAACCTTTCTCAGTGCAGCGTTTCCCAGATCAATACCACATATGTCAGAGAGCCTCACAAGATAAAGCAACACATCTGAAAGCTCTTCACCAAGGTGtaccttttcctcttctttccaATCTGGAAGCCCCTTTGGAACCTCACCCTTCCACTGAAATATCTCAGACAATTCTCCAACCTCACCCACCTACAGtcaaatcaaaaccaaaacaataaCTATTCTCtttatttcaaattaattatAGTTTTCATGCTCTTGAAGTAGAGAAAAAATAACCGTCACTTTTTTAATATGTCTGCATATTTTATTTCTTGAACGAATTAGTAGGAATCAAGTATTCAAATGATTTTGCATATCCTATGAcctaaatagaaataaaattaggaAATAAAATTTCAAGTAGGCGAGAAGACAACACAACCAAGGACAAAAAGTTACTATTCACATGTGTTTTTAGTGGTAACAACAGAAACGTAATTTGTTTTCAAAGTCCATTTTCTTAATCAGAGTCTACCAGAACCTGAAGAAGGAGCCATGACCAAAATGATAATAAATTGAGTTTAAGAAAGTTGAAAGCTTTCTGTTCTGTTGCGCAGAAAGTTTAAAGCTTTTTCAAAAACATCAAAACTtaagaatatataataaaaaaggagCCAACTTGCAACGAGAAACGAATAAAAGAAGCCACTCGGAATCTGTTCCAGTCCCACTTATACCAGATGTAAAATCATTTGGTTTATAAAAGTAGATATTATTCATCTTCCCCTTGACTCTCCCTTCTTTCGTGGATCACAACAAGAAGGGTTGTCATTAACACTGACAACACAAGCTCATAACAACGGTGCAACAATAAGTATAAAATGAACGAAAAATTAAAGGatgacccttttttttttttttttcaaattatggaTATTGGAAAAGAAGcataccaaagccaaaagaaGGTTCCTTGGACTATGAAACTGGTCCCAGTCCCTCTCCTTAGCAAACTGAGCCATTTTCTCTTTAAGCATGTCAAGGGTAACAGAATCACCATTTCCAGGAAGCCCAGTCATATTGAACAAAAGAGCGAATGAAAGACAACGAGAAGAAACCCAAAAGACAAGGCTGCGAAGAGGAAACGAGACCACAGAGAGAAGAGAATCACGGAATCAGAGCGTGAACCCTTTGTATTTGTCCCCGTTACCCTTATAATAAatcaactttaaaaaaaatatttagaacacaataaaaaaatagcacaaataattcaaaaatatttattaattattatcaaaataattgtataattacaaaaaaaattaggataAACTAATAAAATAGTATCCAAAAATTTATACATTTGACAAAACTAACTCTTAAAAATACAAACCACAAATAAGTCattgatttaaaaatatgataaaaataatcaataaatattattttttttataagtagaaaaaaaaactatttgTATTTAGCAAAAGACATGCACATTTTATCCGAATTTTTTTGGAgatatttgtataattatttaaaagatatatataataaattggagcaaaatttgatctttacaatttttttatttttttaaaaattttgttcatTTAACATAAtagaaatatcttttaaaaaaattcacttgacataaaattattaaacttTAAAGATTAAAAggtcttatttttttaataattcttaCAAAAAATCACAACAAATTATGATCTTTAAATTTGCTtagtatatattaatatttttaaatttttcaatatcttatttattatttatatattttagagTTATTTTTATCAATGtaaatttttagatattattttgatagttttaccaaaaaaattaatctattatattataataaaataaaatttttatctttaattatgtAACTGAcatgatataattttaaaaatgtttttcaatttattttttaaatttattaaataaatcaattataactaattaattatttgattaaatatGTCACATAATTCAATATAACgtaatttatttagtattaataCGAGGGCGCTACTCATATCAAgactagaaaaatattttttcttaaagaCAAATTAATTTCACCAATTAATGCTCTCATGTAATATTTAAcgattttttatttagttataaacagtttttttttgtggttttttttttatctaagccAATTAGTAGTATTGGAGcaagtatattatttttttattttattgatatgaaagttttatatataattttaacagtttttctttttatttttttaattttttgtggggttttattttttatgttgtccaaaatattttctctttttttttttaattaagaatcAGAAAAGGCGTTATATTCCCCTTTATCTCGAATTATGGATGTTTAAAACCGATCTAATTCGAATAAAACCGACCAATTGAACCAAAAAAATCGATTACCAAGCGAACTGATAaccgaaaaaatcgaaaaaataattttttgcagttttttttgcagttcggttcggttttcggttttgTTAGAGAAAATtctaaccgaaccgaaccgaaccggtgtTATTAAAAAATCCTAATATAAAAGTAACATTCCTCCGCAATTCCTCCTAATCTAGCCGCAGCCACCCCTCCCCTACCAGGAACCCTAACTCCTCGAGCTCTTTCTCAGTCTCTCTAGCGCTGTGTCTCAGCGCCGGACCTCCTCCTTCTTTTCCACCATCGATGTCGCCGGCAGCACCATCGCGGCGGTGCGGTCCTTTCCTCTCCCTCTCCATTCCTCGTAGGCTCGTAGCGCTCCTTTTTGTCCCTTATCCTCGACGGCTCCACACACAACCTCTCCAGCAGCTGTCTCCTCCATGAACCAATAACTGTTGTCGTCCTCAACGAACCGCAGCTTCGCGCACCAGACGCAATCGAAGCTGCTGCCATTCGTCGCCCGTCTCTCGTTCGTCGTTGAAGCCGTGTCGCTGTCCAGTCTCTTCTCCGTCATTGAAGCAGTGTTGTCCTTCAATCTCAGGTTGTTTTTTTTGTTctgattctatttatttttttaattatggttTAGTCTTCTTATGGATTtagattttgttttttaattctgaattttttgttttgttttaatttaggGTAATTATGGTTTAGAGTTGGttctaaaatttttgtttattcaaTGTTAATGCAGGAAAGGGGAGGGTGAAAGAGGAAGAATTTGTGGAATTAGTTTGGTTGTATTTCTGATTCAGTTTGGTTCTAtatcttgattcaatttggaattGGTGCAccatttttgcaaaatttttggAATTAGTTTGGTTGTGTATCTTGATTTTCTTTATTCAGTTCAGGTTGATTATTGTTCCATCTGTTTCTGCTGTTTTTGCAACATTTGTTAATGATTTAAATTCGTTGTGCTTCTGTTAATTTGTTAGTAATTTGAGTCAGATTGATCATTGTTCCATCTGCTTCTGTTGTTTTTGCAAAATTGttaattattctagtttgttgTGTTTCTGCTCATTTGTTAGTGATCTCTGAGTTAGATTACTATTGTTATTTGTTAGTGACTCTGAAATGGTATAAtgctttttatttgaattaattaaataaaccaAACGAACCGGaccgaaccaaaccgattttaattggtttgttTGGTTCGGATGATCTCGagaaaaaaccgaaccaaaccgaatcgCAGTTTTAATAAACGATCGGATCGGATGATTTTTTTCCAAATAACCAAATCAAACCGCAGTGTGAATACCCCTATTTCGTATGCACCATCCCGAATCAGAAAATGCGCGTATCTTGGGTGCAGTGTATCTGAGATATGCTTATGTTCATATCATAATTATATCCGAGATATGGTTCGCAGACATCCTATCACAACACAGGGTCAGTGCACTCAAGATGTGGTTATTTTGGAGACTAACTTTCTGTATCTGAGATGTGACTAGAGATGTATTTTGGtaatttcttttatgtttatttattttgataaatactatatttatttaatttaaataaaaaaattttaatataaagatgGTTAATATAAATTGATATATAAGATAGTactatttactttaatttatttggtattaattagataattaataAGAGAATCATATATATGACAAAAAtatgattataaatattatacTTTTTATGTCATTTTATTTCATCTCTTTGCAGCATTAATGAGTATTTAAGAGATATTTTATAcctcttttatttttgttatattataatTTCTATTTCTATCAAATTATGTTCATCAGAgtgattttgttttatattaactTTTCATCCTATGGTTTCTTCACAatgtttgtatttatttattaatgtTTCAACTTTTTTTGCAATGTCTTTTGTAgatattgattaataattttttttataactttttttcttgaattgcattttaataagaatttatctttctttattttttattctttatattttGTATGAGACGTGTTTAGGAggatatttttgtcattttagaGACAAAGAATAGAATAGTAtttttttcctgttcaatgatcTGAATATTAGAAGAATTATATTATGTCTATTTTGGACATCAAGGAGACCAAGAGTTCGTTTCAAAAACAGTAGTGTTAAAATGATGACAACTCATCAGACTCATTGGGCAAAGTAAAAATAGCAAGAATCCCAAGAATGCAATTCAAGTTCAATAGGAAGACATAAATTCGAATTTAGTTTGTTagaattaaatttgaattatggttaggaaaagatttgattttgttttgttttgtttagtagtatttttaggtgttttaaatttaaatcaaatttaatctaatctaataagatcacaaatgatttaaattagttatcatcgctttagaattttaaatttaaatcaaatatgatctaatccaataagatcaaatctgatttaaattaattatcttatcttatcttttaggctAATCTGATAGGGGTCTATTTAAATACTTTTGTGAGTCTTTCTAAACAGCTTTTGAGGAATAAAGTTTTCAGTTGCTTTATGCATgtttttattgtgtgattaagtAAGGTGAGTGATTTACTTCGTtttttgcatgaagaagattgaAAGATCCAACCTAAAGTGATTCTGCGTGGTGATTTCTTTAACTTTagccctctgatctaggttgtcaaagttctttgaaggtctagtaaaAAATTTCTTATGATGACCTAGGTTGTTAAGAACATGTATCTTAGAAGTTTAACAGAAAAATTCTTAtctatttttaaagttttttctGTGTCATTTTGTGTGGtctttttttttatccttttattcttcattctaattttttatcattatattttttattaatattttagtttGACTTTTTAATCAAACGTTTGCTACTTCTTTATCTCTTCGATTCTATCCAAAATAAAGTGGTAAGAAATTTGTATTTCTCACCCATTTCTCCCTCTCCTCAATTTTGTGACTTTAGAATTTCGGTATTGAggaattgaatgattttgatggtttaggtgaactctagcgGTGAAAATCACTGGGCTTTGTCCAATTGATCCGTGGATAAGGTAAAAAACTATTAAACCCTTGTGAATCATTGAGTTAGTGAACCCTATGATGATTATAATGATATTGTGTGAAATAAATTTTGTTCTGGTAGATTTGGAGTTCAATTGGGCGATTTGGAAAGAAATCCAGGTAATTGGGCTTGAGGAATTAATGTTTGGATGCTTGGAGCTTGTGAAAGGAGAGGTTTTTGAGGTGTTCCTAGCTTAGGAAGAAATCAGCCAAGGTAtcattttggtttctcgtagttaatatttaatgtcacgtgaaaacttagcctagaagaccttaagataggaatgaactgaatgaattattgatggattgtgtatatggtatatgATGTGtggtttggtttttgaaaataatttactaTTGGAGTTGGTTAGTTTtgagaaaagatttaatattggaattggtttgatttgaaataatttgatactaGAAATGATTTGAAATGGCTGAGAGGTGTTTGGTTCAgttgttgggacccttgaagggtggcagaagtTTGAGTTTTATAGGAGATACTGTCGAAAATTCTATAAAAATCAGGGTTTTCATTTGAggtgttattttaaaaataaaaagattaatatgTGGCTCGTATATTTGAGACTATTTATTGACCTTCTGTcacaagatgtgaccgggcactttaactctcTGGGTTCTAACATgggcattcatatatatatatgaatttgagcTTAGAATTTGACTCCatagaatattattgagcttggagtttgactccatggaatgttttatttgagcttggagtttgactccatgaatattatttttgagcttgaggatgggcgcacagagggactgtccaatggttaagtATCAAGACATGTCGGGTTGTctatataatcgacagatgagaatTATCAGCCATAGTACAGGCATACATaatgtgcatttgtatgttttgcttgggtgTGCATTGTTTTGATTTGGTTAACTGCTTAACtctgcttatctgctacttgATATATTTGCTGTAATTGCACCTCTGTCTGTGTTTTTCTTccttgaattgtatgtgtatgttttcgGAAAGACCCCTCTTGGTGGAGGTGTGAGGAGGGGGGGGAGGTTGTTCCACCGGTGATTTCGAGGATTGGAGGAGACAAAAAGTGAAGTGTTAAGTTAAACTTAGATTTAGAACttgaataccttagataacttactTAATTTATAGTTTAGTTAGATCTTTAAGCTGAAATTTAAGTGTCGAAGTTAATGAGTAAGAACTTCATTCGTCCGAGTGTTTCTCTGTGGGGAGCACCGATGTTGTTCATGAAAAAGAAGGATGGAAGTATGCGGCTGTGGTAGATTACGGTCAACTGAACAAAGTAActgtaaaaaataaatacttgttgCTGAGAATTGATGATCTGATGGACCAATTGCATGGAGTCGGTGTCTTTTCTAAGATTGACTTAAGGTCTGGTTATCACTGGATAAGGGTAAGAGCTGAAGATATTCCGAAAACCACTTTGAAaactcgatat is a window from the Arachis hypogaea cultivar Tifrunner chromosome 17, arahy.Tifrunner.gnm2.J5K5, whole genome shotgun sequence genome containing:
- the LOC112766665 gene encoding uncharacterized protein — translated: MTGLPGNGDSVTLDMLKEKMAQFAKERDWDQFHSPRNLLLALVGEVGELSEIFQWKGEVPKGLPDWKEEEKVHLGEELSDVLLYLVRLSDICGIDLGNAALRKVQLNAIKYPAKEQGCSTKQIHGTSTEAD